The segment GCCATGGCTCCAATTCCTATTCTTCCCCCGTCCAGAGTTTGCAGAAATTGTTTAAACCCATAACCTCGCTTCCCTAAAACATTCTCTTTGGGTACCCGCACATCTTCCAATACCAGCTCCGTCGTGTTGGAGCTGTTCAAACCCATTTTGACATAATTATCGATTACCTTAAATCCTTCTGCATCAGTAGGCACAATCAATGCCGTAATTTCCGGACCCTTCTCAGTGGTACCCGTTACAGCTGTCAGTGCCAAAAAATCCGCATAGCTGGCATTGGTAATAAAACATTTGGAACCGTTTATCACCCATTCGTCTCCCTGTAAGACAGCCGTTGTCCGGGTTCCTCCTGCATCTGAACCGGCATTGGCCTCTGTCAGACCAAAAGCGCCCATGGATGTCCCACGACAAAGAGGAACCAAATACTTTTCCTTTTGCTCTTCTGTCCCAAATTGGTACAGAGGGGAACAGCCCAGGGAAACGTGAGCCGAGTACGTAATCCCGGTGGAGGCGCAAACTCTGGACAACTCTTCCACCGCAATGGCAAAGCTGATGGTGTCCGCATCGCCTCCGCCGTACTTTTCCGGAAAAGGTAATCCCATTATATTTAAATCAGCCATTTTACGAAAAATATCAACGGGAAATTTCTTCGTCTGATCCCGCTCATCAGCTCCAGGAGCCACCTCTCCTTCCGAAAAATCTCTCATTAACTTACGAATCATTTTTTGTTCTTCTGTCAGGTCCCAGTTCATCTTCTCCACTCCTGTTTTTTCAAAAATGACAGCGCTTTCAACTATATTATAGCGGGAAAGGTGTGTTTCCTTCAAGAATTTTTAGAATGTACCCGTTTTTCCCGCTTTCTGCTGTCTGACTCGATTTGCAATAGCTTCGGAAAAGGGATAAACTTGAATCAGATGCGTACAGCACAAAAAAGAAGCACCCTGTAGAGTGCTTCTTCTCCCTCTTTATTCAAGAAAATCCTTTAATCGTTTACTTCGACTGGGATGCCGCAGTTTACGAAGTGCCTTAGCTTCTATCTGTCGAATTCGCTCTCGGGTGACTCCAAATACCTTCCCTACTTCTTCCAGCGTACGAGTGCGCCCGTCATCCAATCCAAAACGCAGACGGAGCACATTTTCCTCCCGGTCTGAAAGTGTATCCAGAACATCTTTCAACTGTTCCTTCAACAATTCATATGCTGCCGCATCTGCCGGTGCCTGAGCATCATCATCGGGAATAAAATCCCCGAGGTGAGAATCGTCCTCTTCTCCGATGGGTGTCTCCAGGGATACCGGTTCTTGGGCGATTTTCATGATTTCCCTTACTTTTTCCGGACTTAAATCCATTTCACCAGCGATTTCTTCCGGTGTGGGTTCTCTTCCCAACTCCTGAAGCAATTGACGGGATACACGGATTAACTTGTTAATCGTCTCCACCATGTGAACCGGAATTCGGATTGTTCGTGCCTGATCGGCAATGGCCCGTGTGATGGCCTGCCGGATCCACCAGGTGGCGTAAGTGCTGAACTTGAATCCCTTACGGTAATCAAACTTCTCAACTGCTTTGATCAAGCCCATGTTTCCTTCTTGGATCAAGTCAAGAAACAACATGCCCCGACCGACATACCGCTTGGCAATACTAACCACAAGGCGTAAGTTCGCTTCTGCCAGACGCCGTCTTGCTTCTTCGTCCCCTGCTTCAATCCGCTCAGCCAGTTCCACTTCCTCTGCGGCGGATAATAACGGAACCCGGCCAATTTCCTTCAAATACATCCGAACCGGATCGTTAATCTTCACACCTGGAGGTACACTCAGATCGTCCTCCGCCACTTCGTTATCGTCGGCGTGATCTTCATTCCGATTGAAGTCGATACTGTCTTCATCTTCATTGATAACCTCAATGCCTTGATCGTTCAACGTCTCAAAAAATTCATCCATCTGTTGTGGATCCTGGTCAAATGAGGACATCTTTTCCATGATTTCTTTATAGGTGAGGACCCCACGCTTTTTACCGAGGTCTGCTAACTGATCCTTAACTTGTTCCAAAGTGAGCTCTTGTTCCACATCCACATTTTGCTCATTTGCCAACTTAAGAGTTCCCTCCTTCCCTGGCTTCATCCCTCTTTTATACCCTCTCTGCACCTTTTTTCCCTGAAACGGTACCTTTCAATCTTGAACAGGGTTTTGTAAAGATGTCGCCAGCTCGTTGTACCTGCTGCATCATTTTCCTTTTTTCGCTTCCCGAAGACGTTGGATATACTCCATTCCCATCTGGGCCGCCTTCAAAGCATCTCCGGACCGTTCGGTCTGTTCCACTTGCTTTTGTACGTTTTCCATTTCACGATTAAGAGGATAGTAACGGATCAATTTCATATAATCCGCGATTTCTTCTTCCAGTATTTGTTCAGGACGATCCTGCATAATTAGGGAACTGATTTCCTGTATAAGATGATGGTCCTTTACATAATGAATAAATCGCGCTGGTTCTGCCGGATTTCCTTCAGCATAGTAGGCATACAAATAGGCGGCTATCGTAGCATGAAGTTCAACATTGAAATCGGGACCGATGGTCTCTTGCACCTTTTTCGCCACATGTTGATCGTTCATCATTGCAATAAGCAAACGTTTCTCCGCTTCTTCGTGAGCAGGGATCCGGCGTTTTTGACCGACCATGTGTTTGCCAATCTGATATCCATTATTCCACTTCCCCCGCCCTTTATCCCTGTTTGCTTCCTTCTTCTTTTTCGACGCAACGTTTCGCTGTTCCTGTTTCAGGACTTCCAAGGATATATTAAACTCTTCTGCCAGTCGACGCAGGTAATGATCCCGCTCGATAGCCAAGGGGAGTTCTGAAATGATGGTAACCGCCTGGGTCAGATACCGTATTCGTTGCTCTTCATCCTTTAAGTCATATTCTCTCCGGAGGGAGTCCAACTTAAATGCAGTGTAAGGCTGGGCCTGCGCCAGTACTTCCGTATGGAAGGCATTCCCTCCACGCTTTCGGATATAATCATCGGGATCCATACCATCCGGCATACGGGCTACTTTTACGATACAATCCTGCTGTTTTAAAACCTCCAGGCCCCTCTCGGCTGCGGCAATTCCTGCTGAATCTGAATCATAGCAGATGATCGCCGTTTCTGCGTTCCGTCGGATCACCCTGGCTTGGGATTCAGTCAGGGATGTGCCAAGGGAAGCTACTCCCCCCTCCACTCCAGCCTGCCAAGCTGCAATCAAATCCATGTACCCTTCGAAAAGGACGGCTTGACTGTTTTTCCGCATTTCCTTGCGTGACCTGTGCAGGTTGAACAGAAACTTTCCTTTGTGAAAAAGAGCGGTCTCTGGGCTGTTTAGATACTTGGGGCCTCCTTCTTTGAGACTCCGTCCACCAAAGGCAATTACTCGTCCCTGAGAGTCATGGATGGGAAACATGACACGGTGCCGAAAGCGGTCAAAGTAAGAAACCCGCCCATTTGGATGTTCCCGTGTGGCAACCAAGCCCGCATCCCTCAGCAAGGTTTCCTTAAACCCTCTCCGTTTCATGAAAGGCAAAAGAAACTGATAGGAATCCGGAGCATAACCAAGTTGAAATGTTGTTATCGTACGACTCTCGATTCCCCTTCTCCTCAAATATGACAAAGCCTCCCGACCATGATCCGTTTGTGTCAGAAGGTGATGATAAAGCTGAGCCGCCAACTCCATGATCTGGCGCAACTGTTGACGTTGCTCTTCCTCTTCGTCATATTCCTGTCCATCCGCCCGAGGAATTTCGATACCCGCCTGTTCCGCCAAATAATGAACTGCTTCCACAAAGCTCAGTTGCTCCAACTCCATTACGAACTTAAAGACGTTGCCACCTGACCCACACCCGAAACAATAGTAGATTTGCTTATCAGGAGAGACGGAAAATGAAGGAGTTTTCTCGGAATGAAACGGACACAGCCCGAAAAAGTTTCGCCCGCTTTTTTTAAGCTGGACAGTCTGGCTGACCACATCGACGATATCGTGATACTCCCGGACCCGGTCGATGACTTCTTCGGGAATTCGCCCCATGGAAATCACCGCCTTCAGAACTGAAGAATAGCATCTTTGTCAGGAAATCCCCTATTCCAACACGAAGGTATTCGACAATTTTCGTCAAAATCCTTCATTGTTTCCAGGGATTTTATTATATAAAAAATGGAAGTAACGAATGGATGGAACCCCTGACCGAGTCTGTTAGAACTACATATCTTTTAATTCTACAACAATATCCTTAATCCTGCCACCTTCCAAACCCCTTCTCTATATCCTATCCAGTTATGCCGTTAGCTCTATTCACCCTTCTCCTGAGTATTATACGCTGGAAATAAAAAAAAATCCTTCTTAACCTTGACAATTTCATTTTTTATCATTACAACACTTTCCCCGACCAAACACTTGATACTAAACAGGGTAAACATTCCATGATTCAGAAATTCCAACAACACCATCTGGAAGCCCACGATTCCATAACGTGGGCTTCCAGATGGTGTTGCTATTTAAAACCAGTAGTTGGCATCTACTTGAAAGAAAGGACAATGCCAATTGATAAAAATGTCAGGAGATTTTATTTAAATTTTTTATACGTAACAGAGGAGGGAGCTTTCCCATTAAGACCGAAGTCTGGCACGGGATTGTCCAAATCGCATCAGTCTTCCTCCACACTTTTGCCAAGAGCCGCCTGGGCTGCGGCCAACCGGGCCAAGGGAACCCTGAACGGCGAACAACTGACATAGTCCAAACCGCTTTGGTGACAGAAGAAGATCGATTCTTTTTCTCCGCCGTGTTCTCCGCAAATTCCTGTTTTCAGGGCGGGTTTGGTTTGACGGCCCAGATTTACACCCATGGATACCAGTTTTCCCACCCCGGCGGTGTCCAAAGTGATAAAGGGATTATCCGGAAGAATCTTTTGATCCACATAATGGTGCAAAAACTTTCCTTCTGCGTCATCACGGCTATAACCAAAGGTGGTTTGGGTCAGATCATTTGTTCCAAAAGAGAAGAAATCCGCCTCCGCCGCAATCTCATCTGCTGTCAGGGCTGCCCTGGGCAATTCAATCATGGTACCTACTGTATACGGTATTTGATACTTCGTTTTGCTCTTCACTTGCTTTGCCACTTCTTCAATTCGTTTTCTCAGTTCCTTCAACTCATTGACATGACCCACCAATGGAACCATTATTTCCGGCTCCACTGTTCCTCCGGCTTCCAGAACTTCTGCCGCCGCCAGGAAGATAGCCTCCACTTGCATGGCATAGATTTCAGGATGAATCAATCCCAGTCGGCACCCCCGATGTCCTAGCATCGGATTAAATTCATGGAGAGTTCGAACTTTCTTCAACAAGGTTTCTTTTTCTTGAAGTGCCTGGGGATCCGTATCCGGTGTCATCTGCATCCGAGTCAGATCAATCAACAGCTCTTCCATATTGGGAAGGAACTCGTGCAAAGGAGGATCCAGCAAACGAATCGTAACCGGTAACCCCTTCATAGCTTCAAAAATCCCTTTGAAGTCCTCTTTTTGCAAAGGCAACAACCGTTGAAGCGCTTCCTCTCTTTGTTCCTGTGTTTCCGCCAGAATCATGGAACGCACCAGGGGAATCCGCTCTGTTTCCATAAACATATGCTCTGTACGGCAAAGACCGACTCCCTCAGCGCCAAATTGCAAAGCTTTTGCAGCATCTGCCGGATTATCGGCATTGGTGCGAATCGACAATCGTCTGTATTCATCCGCCCAACGGAGCAGTTTCTGAAACTCATCCGATAGTTCCGGATCGATTAAGGGAACAATTCCTTTTATGACTTCTCCGGTGCCACCATCAAT is part of the Kroppenstedtia pulmonis genome and harbors:
- a CDS encoding acyl-CoA dehydrogenase; protein product: MNWDLTEEQKMIRKLMRDFSEGEVAPGADERDQTKKFPVDIFRKMADLNIMGLPFPEKYGGGDADTISFAIAVEELSRVCASTGITYSAHVSLGCSPLYQFGTEEQKEKYLVPLCRGTSMGAFGLTEANAGSDAGGTRTTAVLQGDEWVINGSKCFITNASYADFLALTAVTGTTEKGPEITALIVPTDAEGFKVIDNYVKMGLNSSNTTELVLEDVRVPKENVLGKRGYGFKQFLQTLDGGRIGIGAMAVGIAQGAYEAALQYAKERVQFGHSISKFQVIQHKLADMAMHIELARDMVYKAAWLKDQGRKYTKEASMCKLFASEIAMRTCDQAVQIHGGYGYMADYKVERFFRDAKLTEIGEGTSEIQRMVIAREIGC
- the rpoD gene encoding RNA polymerase sigma factor RpoD, whose product is MANEQNVDVEQELTLEQVKDQLADLGKKRGVLTYKEIMEKMSSFDQDPQQMDEFFETLNDQGIEVINEDEDSIDFNRNEDHADDNEVAEDDLSVPPGVKINDPVRMYLKEIGRVPLLSAAEEVELAERIEAGDEEARRRLAEANLRLVVSIAKRYVGRGMLFLDLIQEGNMGLIKAVEKFDYRKGFKFSTYATWWIRQAITRAIADQARTIRIPVHMVETINKLIRVSRQLLQELGREPTPEEIAGEMDLSPEKVREIMKIAQEPVSLETPIGEEDDSHLGDFIPDDDAQAPADAAAYELLKEQLKDVLDTLSDREENVLRLRFGLDDGRTRTLEEVGKVFGVTRERIRQIEAKALRKLRHPSRSKRLKDFLE
- the dnaG gene encoding DNA primase, with product MGRIPEEVIDRVREYHDIVDVVSQTVQLKKSGRNFFGLCPFHSEKTPSFSVSPDKQIYYCFGCGSGGNVFKFVMELEQLSFVEAVHYLAEQAGIEIPRADGQEYDEEEEQRQQLRQIMELAAQLYHHLLTQTDHGREALSYLRRRGIESRTITTFQLGYAPDSYQFLLPFMKRRGFKETLLRDAGLVATREHPNGRVSYFDRFRHRVMFPIHDSQGRVIAFGGRSLKEGGPKYLNSPETALFHKGKFLFNLHRSRKEMRKNSQAVLFEGYMDLIAAWQAGVEGGVASLGTSLTESQARVIRRNAETAIICYDSDSAGIAAAERGLEVLKQQDCIVKVARMPDGMDPDDYIRKRGGNAFHTEVLAQAQPYTAFKLDSLRREYDLKDEEQRIRYLTQAVTIISELPLAIERDHYLRRLAEEFNISLEVLKQEQRNVASKKKKEANRDKGRGKWNNGYQIGKHMVGQKRRIPAHEEAEKRLLIAMMNDQHVAKKVQETIGPDFNVELHATIAAYLYAYYAEGNPAEPARFIHYVKDHHLIQEISSLIMQDRPEQILEEEIADYMKLIRYYPLNREMENVQKQVEQTERSGDALKAAQMGMEYIQRLREAKKGK